The nucleotide sequence GACTTGTAACATAATAGAGTGTACACAATGTGTAGTAGACGATGAGACGATCAGTCGCTCGGGTGATTCCCGGCATAGTGTTGCTCGCACTCGGCGGTGGGATCGCACAGTTGCTTGCGGGGACAGTCGTGCCGATCAATGAATTGATCGTGGCGGTTGGGCTCGGTGCACTCCTCGCCAATACGGTCGGCACGCCGGCCTGGGCGAAAAGCGGCATCGCAACGCACAAGCTCTGGCTGGAAACCGGTATCGTCCTCATGGGCGCACGGATCGCGATCGGACAGCTGTTCAGCGTCGGGCCGGCACTGCTGGTGTTCGTCGTCGGGTTTCTGACGATCAGCCTTGTGATCGGTGAGGCGATCGCACGCAATGTCTTCCGGATCAACGAGCGGTTGGGGTCGCTGTTGGCGGCCGGGTACGCCGTGTGTGGGGTTTCAGCCATCGTCGCCGTCTCCGGTAGCGTCCGCGCGAAAAGCGAGCAGATCGCCTACGCCGTCGCGACGATTCTGCTGTTCGATGCCGCCACGCTGGCGGTCTATCCGATCATCGGTCGCCGCCTCGAGTTACCGGACATCGTCTTTGGCACCTGGGCCGGAGTCAGTATGGTTTCGACGGGGCCCGTCGTCGCAGCCGGTTTCGCCTATTCGCCACAGGCCGGAGAGTGGGCCACCGTGACGAAACTCGGCCGGAACGTCTTCATCGGGGTCGTCGCCGTCCTCTATGCGGTGTATTATGCCCGACAACGCGATACCGGACAGGCCGGCGGTGCCAGTTGGCGATACCTCTGGGAGGAGTTTCCCAAGTTCGTCATCGGCTTTCTCGCGATGGCAGGAATCGCGAGTCTCGGGTTGCTTTCTTCGGACGACGTTGCACTCCTCACGTCGGGCTACCAGGGGTTGTTCCTCGTGGCGTTCGTCGGTCTCGGGATGGAGATCGACCTCCGGAAGATGCGGTCGGTCGGGATCAAACCAGTGTTGGTCGTCTTCTCGTCGCTGCTCGTCGTGAGCTTGCTCTCCTTGCTCGCGTCGATGCTGCTGTTCGGTTGATCGTTGTGGCGGGCACGAAGGATGTCACTCCGGTGTGAAGGCGTGCCCACGGAGGATCATCCGGGTGGTGAAAAGGGCCGTGACGGTCCAGACGATCACGAGCAGCCCGGTGACACCGGCCAGAATCGCTTCAAAGGCCGCAACCTCAAGGAGGTGGCCCATCACACCCGCCGAGATCGCAAAGGCACCAGTCGGGAACGTGTAGGCCCACCAAGTGAAGAAAAACGGATGATCGCGACGGCTGAGGTAATAAGCCAGGATAGCGACCGTCAACAGGAACCACCAGGCTGAAAAGCCCCAGAGAACGATCGCGAGCAGTTTCATGCTCGCGACGATGGGCTCGACGGCGAGGTCGAATCCGACGCCCGCCTGGAGGGCACGGATGAACCGTCCGATGGCAATGACCAGGACGGCCGTCGGCGCGAGCCCGATCACGAACGTCGGCGCGAGTTTCTCCTCCGGCAACGACTCGTAGGCGTAGCGATGGAGGATGATCGAGCCGAAGAAAATGAACATGAAGCTCCCGACGCCGAGCGCCATCAATGAGACGACGAAGATGAACTGGCCGAGTGCACTCCCGGCGTAGTAGTTTTCGACCAGCCAGAACCCCAGCAGCGGGATCACGAGATGCGAAACTGGGGGGATATACCACGCGAACACACCGTGGTGGGAGCCGATATTATCATTGGCAAACATGATCGTGACCAACAGGAGTCCGAACCCGAAGATACCGATACTGCCAGTCACGAACAGCCCGACCAGCACTGATTCGAGAACAGGGGCCGGAAGAACACCCTGCATCGTCCGAGCAATGCC is from Halorhabdus sp. BNX81 and encodes:
- a CDS encoding putative sulfate exporter family transporter; the encoded protein is MRRSVARVIPGIVLLALGGGIAQLLAGTVVPINELIVAVGLGALLANTVGTPAWAKSGIATHKLWLETGIVLMGARIAIGQLFSVGPALLVFVVGFLTISLVIGEAIARNVFRINERLGSLLAAGYAVCGVSAIVAVSGSVRAKSEQIAYAVATILLFDAATLAVYPIIGRRLELPDIVFGTWAGVSMVSTGPVVAAGFAYSPQAGEWATVTKLGRNVFIGVVAVLYAVYYARQRDTGQAGGASWRYLWEEFPKFVIGFLAMAGIASLGLLSSDDVALLTSGYQGLFLVAFVGLGMEIDLRKMRSVGIKPVLVVFSSLLVVSLLSLLASMLLFG
- a CDS encoding C4-dicarboxylate transporter, which encodes MSASTTRTGRTESRLAGIPEYFGPQWFGSTMGTGALGVALALVAAEYSLGPVATLAQFFVVLTAILTVVFTIPWVLRIVTHPDQVRTDLSHPIRSQFFPTMPITLIVLGVGIARTMQGVLPAPVLESVLVGLFVTGSIGIFGFGLLLVTIMFANDNIGSHHGVFAWYIPPVSHLVIPLLGFWLVENYYAGSALGQFIFVVSLMALGVGSFMFIFFGSIILHRYAYESLPEEKLAPTFVIGLAPTAVLVIAIGRFIRALQAGVGFDLAVEPIVASMKLLAIVLWGFSAWWFLLTVAILAYYLSRRDHPFFFTWWAYTFPTGAFAISAGVMGHLLEVAAFEAILAGVTGLLVIVWTVTALFTTRMILRGHAFTPE